In Deltaproteobacteria bacterium, a single genomic region encodes these proteins:
- a CDS encoding class I SAM-dependent methyltransferase, whose amino-acid sequence MTVTLHRVHTYEELEGAQGREVFFRPHRYRATDLLPLHCEVVLAFSDGDRPGALVDVSQNGAAFEWPDDLPVSVGDHLETLAVRFDEHEPYRGEARVGSVRDLNGIRVVGVSFEGPLLPIDGILELRTIKSFAQTGVPPALWRVPGHERFKVLISELRLYLEDVEPQLKRLESDLPWHVLHGDGSPARAALIERMRTTVVADILRASEEIDAASRNAPPEHAQAMLQWSRRHLHSLLMQAPSMNRAAAKPFGYPGDYEVMRFIYEKPFEGPTLFAKAISFAFDQTRASCAVRHRKDLIKREVRALIQSRRRPVRILAVACGPAQDLLELFAEIQDLRGPIEIVLFDQDKGALAYAYRRLKPVIDPLQGQVKVIYLHESIKRLLRDANLFVPFGGFDLIYSVGLFDYLRTPTATGLARNLVARLHPGGRALIANMVPESPSRWYLEYHLDWFLNYRTRQQLLDLASRAAPGARFNILEEESGVNPFVEIFRD is encoded by the coding sequence GTGACGGTCACCCTCCACCGCGTCCACACCTACGAAGAGCTGGAAGGCGCGCAAGGCCGGGAGGTGTTCTTCCGTCCTCACCGCTACCGCGCAACCGACCTCCTGCCCCTGCATTGCGAGGTGGTGCTGGCGTTCTCCGACGGCGACCGTCCGGGGGCCCTGGTCGACGTCTCGCAGAACGGCGCCGCCTTCGAATGGCCGGACGACCTGCCGGTATCGGTTGGCGATCATCTGGAGACGCTCGCGGTCCGCTTCGACGAGCACGAGCCCTACCGCGGAGAGGCCCGCGTCGGCTCCGTCCGCGATCTGAACGGGATCCGCGTCGTCGGTGTTTCCTTCGAAGGGCCGCTCCTGCCGATCGACGGCATCCTGGAGCTGCGCACCATCAAGTCGTTCGCCCAGACCGGGGTGCCGCCGGCGCTCTGGCGCGTTCCAGGGCACGAGCGCTTCAAGGTGCTGATCTCCGAGCTGCGCCTCTATCTGGAGGACGTCGAGCCGCAGCTCAAGCGCCTCGAGAGCGACCTGCCCTGGCACGTGCTGCACGGCGACGGGTCGCCGGCGCGCGCGGCGCTGATCGAGCGGATGCGGACCACGGTGGTGGCGGACATCCTGCGTGCGAGCGAGGAGATCGACGCCGCCTCGCGCAACGCGCCACCCGAGCACGCGCAGGCCATGCTGCAGTGGTCGCGCCGTCACCTGCACTCGCTGCTCATGCAAGCGCCCTCCATGAACCGCGCCGCCGCCAAGCCGTTCGGGTATCCCGGCGACTACGAGGTGATGCGGTTCATCTACGAAAAGCCCTTCGAGGGACCGACGCTGTTCGCCAAGGCGATCAGCTTCGCGTTCGATCAGACCCGCGCTTCCTGCGCCGTCCGCCACCGCAAGGACCTGATCAAGCGCGAGGTCCGCGCCCTGATCCAGTCGCGGAGGCGTCCCGTCCGGATCCTCGCCGTCGCCTGCGGTCCAGCGCAGGATCTCCTCGAGCTGTTCGCCGAAATCCAGGACCTGCGCGGGCCCATCGAGATCGTTCTCTTCGACCAGGACAAGGGCGCGCTTGCCTACGCCTACCGGCGCCTCAAGCCGGTGATCGACCCGCTGCAGGGACAGGTGAAGGTCATCTACCTGCACGAGTCGATCAAGCGACTGCTCCGCGACGCGAATCTCTTCGTGCCGTTCGGCGGCTTCGACCTGATCTACTCCGTGGGACTGTTCGACTACCTGCGTACGCCCACCGCCACCGGTCTGGCGCGCAACCTGGTGGCGCGCCTGCATCCAGGCGGCCGCGCGCTGATCGCCAACATGGTCCCGGAGAGCCCCAGCCGCTGGTACCTCGAGTACCACCTCGACTGGTTCCTCAACTACCGGACCCGCCAGCAGCTCCTCGACCTGGCCAGCAGGGCCGCTCCCGGAGCGCGCTTCAACATCCTCGAGGAGGAGAGCGGCGTGAATCCGTTCGTGGAGATCTTCCGCGATTGA
- the gshB gene encoding glutathione synthase: MRIGFLMDPLERVRVEHDSTFALMLECQRRGLEIRELRQDWLYFADGQTCAHMRTVEVQRKPGAHFRVVGEFDAPLSELDILFLRKDPPVDIGFVRATQLVELGPGPLLINDPRGLRAANEKLFALRFPDLVPPSLVSASITRLRAFIDAQGGDGVVKPLDGCGGQGVLRVRRGDPNLPALLEIATDSGRVPVMAQAYLPAVREGDKRIILLGGEAIGAVLRVPREGELRANFASGGIAAPASLTARDREICRRLAPALNDLGLWFAGIDVIGGKLTEVNVTSPTGLVEIDALSGDSLEARVVDFALQRAGLHARAAASM; this comes from the coding sequence ATGCGCATCGGCTTCCTGATGGACCCGCTGGAACGGGTGCGGGTGGAGCACGATTCTACCTTTGCCCTGATGCTCGAGTGCCAGCGGCGTGGCCTCGAAATCCGAGAGCTGCGGCAGGATTGGCTCTACTTCGCGGATGGCCAGACGTGCGCGCACATGCGCACGGTCGAGGTCCAGCGCAAGCCCGGAGCGCACTTCAGGGTCGTGGGAGAGTTCGACGCACCGCTTTCGGAGCTGGACATCCTGTTCCTGCGAAAGGATCCTCCCGTCGACATCGGGTTCGTTCGCGCCACGCAGCTGGTCGAGCTGGGACCGGGCCCGCTCCTGATCAACGACCCGCGCGGCCTGCGGGCGGCGAACGAGAAGCTGTTCGCGCTGCGCTTCCCCGACCTGGTGCCGCCGAGCCTGGTATCCGCCAGCATCACCCGGCTCCGCGCGTTCATCGACGCGCAGGGAGGCGATGGCGTGGTGAAACCGCTCGATGGCTGTGGTGGACAGGGCGTCCTCCGGGTGCGGCGCGGGGACCCGAATCTCCCGGCGCTGCTGGAGATCGCCACCGACAGCGGACGCGTTCCGGTGATGGCGCAGGCCTATCTGCCCGCCGTGCGCGAGGGCGACAAGCGCATCATCCTCCTCGGCGGCGAGGCGATCGGCGCCGTGCTCCGGGTGCCGCGCGAGGGAGAGCTGCGGGCGAACTTCGCCTCCGGCGGCATCGCAGCGCCCGCATCGCTCACGGCGCGGGATCGCGAGATCTGCCGCCGGCTGGCGCCGGCCCTCAACGATCTTGGCCTCTGGTTTGCGGGCATCGACGTCATCGGCGGCAAGCTCACCGAGGTGAACGTCACCAGCCCGACGGGCCTGGTGGAGATCGACGCGCTGAGCGGCGACTCGCTCGAGGCGCGCGTCGTGGACTTCGCGCTCCAGCGTGCCGGATTGCATGCGCGGGCCGCGGCGAGTATGTGA